DNA sequence from the Butyricimonas faecalis genome:
GGGCAAGGTTCAAAACGTAGCATTCGTGACCAAATATCGGAGATGGGGTCCAACATGATCATGATCCATCCCGGGAACGGGAAGTTCGGGGGCGTCCGTCAAAGTGCCAGCAGTATGCAGACACTGAAACTGGAGGATTACGAGGCGATCGTTCGTGACGTGGACTTGATAGACAAATGTACCCCTTCCGTCAATTCAAGCGGTCAGGTGATATACGGAGCCAATAATGCCCCGACAACTATCTATGGAGTAAATCAAGATTATCTTGACATCCGGAAGTTCAGCGTGGGAGAAGGCGAAATGTTCACGGATCACGACATCAAAACTTCGGCAAAAGTATGTATCGTGGGACAAACCGTTGTCGATAACCTATTCACGAAAGGAGAAGAACCGCTGGGAAAGACCATCCGGTTCAACAAAACTCCTTTCCGAATTATCGGGGTCTTAACCCCCAAAGGATATAACTCCATGGGACAAGATCAGGATGATATGATTATCGCACCCTATACCACGATCCAGAAACGCCTGTTGGCCATCACCTATATTCAAGGAATATTCGCTTCGGCCGTCACGGAGGACGATTCGGAAGAGGCTATCGAGGAAATATCTGCTATCCTACGTCAGAATCACAAAATAGCCGCGGGGGATGAAGACGATTTTCACGTGCGCTCGCAAGAAGAACTCAGCTCCATGATGAGCACGACAACCGACTTGATGACCGTGCTGTTAGCCTGTATTGCCGGTATATCATTGCTTGTCGGTGGTATCGGAATCATGAACATCATGTACGTGTCTGTCACCGAACGAACCCGGGAGATCGGTCTCCGTATGTCTATCGGGGCAAAAGGACGACATATTCTATTCCAATTCCTT
Encoded proteins:
- a CDS encoding ABC transporter permease produces the protein MNYANLIRIALRALANNKFRGFLTMLGIIIGVGSVISMLAIGQGSKRSIRDQISEMGSNMIMIHPGNGKFGGVRQSASSMQTLKLEDYEAIVRDVDLIDKCTPSVNSSGQVIYGANNAPTTIYGVNQDYLDIRKFSVGEGEMFTDHDIKTSAKVCIVGQTVVDNLFTKGEEPLGKTIRFNKTPFRIIGVLTPKGYNSMGQDQDDMIIAPYTTIQKRLLAITYIQGIFASAVTEDDSEEAIEEISAILRQNHKIAAGDEDDFHVRSQEELSSMMSTTTDLMTVLLACIAGISLLVGGIGIMNIMYVSVTERTREIGLRMSIGAKGRHILFQFLIEAVIISVTGGIIGVFLGIGSSLIIKYVIGWPVYIQMYSVVLSFLVCTVTGIFFGWYPAQKASQLNPIDAIRYE